One Massilia sp. 9096 genomic window carries:
- the paaK gene encoding phenylacetate--CoA ligase PaaK — translation MLQPESRHAPRPGELDPIERASRDELQALQLERLRWSLQHAYDNVAHYRQAFDEAGVHPADLKSLADLAKFPFTEKKTLRDHYPFGLFAVPRERVVRVHASSGTTGKPTVVGYTQRDIDTWADLVARSIRAAGGRPGDMVHVAYGYGLFTGGLGAHYGAERLGCTVVPMSGGQTEKQVQLIQDFKPDIIMVTPSYMLTLMEEFRRQGIDPAGTSIRIGIFGAEPWTDAMRREIEGGAGIDALDIYGLSEVMGPGVACECIESKDGPVIWEDHFYPEIIDPDTGAVLPDGEEGELVFTSLSKEALPIIRYRTRDLTHLLPPTARAMRRMGRINGRSDDMLIIRGVNVFPSQVEELILGMPALAPQYQLVLSRDGHLDALEVRCELREDAAASLGQDGIDGLARELQHRIKTYVGVSTSVSLLPAQGIERSLTGKARRVVDRRKQ, via the coding sequence ATGCTGCAGCCTGAGTCGCGCCATGCGCCCCGGCCAGGGGAGCTCGACCCGATCGAGCGCGCCAGCCGCGACGAGCTACAGGCCCTGCAGCTGGAGCGCCTGCGCTGGTCGCTCCAGCACGCCTACGACAACGTTGCGCACTACCGCCAGGCCTTCGACGAGGCCGGCGTGCATCCCGCTGATTTGAAATCGCTGGCCGACCTGGCGAAGTTCCCGTTCACCGAGAAAAAGACGCTGCGCGACCATTACCCCTTCGGCCTGTTCGCGGTCCCGCGCGAGCGCGTCGTGCGCGTGCACGCGTCCTCGGGCACGACCGGCAAGCCGACCGTGGTCGGCTACACGCAACGCGACATCGACACCTGGGCCGATCTGGTGGCGCGCTCGATCCGCGCGGCCGGCGGCCGTCCCGGCGACATGGTCCACGTCGCCTACGGCTACGGCCTGTTCACCGGCGGCCTGGGCGCGCACTACGGCGCCGAGCGGCTCGGCTGCACCGTGGTGCCGATGTCGGGCGGGCAGACCGAAAAGCAGGTCCAGCTGATCCAGGACTTCAAGCCGGACATCATCATGGTCACACCCTCGTACATGCTGACCCTGATGGAAGAGTTCCGCCGCCAGGGCATCGACCCGGCCGGCACGTCGATCAGGATCGGCATCTTCGGGGCCGAGCCCTGGACCGACGCCATGCGCCGCGAGATCGAGGGGGGCGCCGGCATCGACGCGCTCGACATCTACGGCCTGTCGGAAGTGATGGGGCCGGGCGTGGCTTGCGAATGCATCGAAAGCAAAGACGGTCCGGTGATCTGGGAAGACCATTTCTATCCCGAGATCATCGACCCCGATACCGGCGCAGTGTTGCCCGACGGCGAAGAAGGCGAGCTGGTGTTCACCTCGCTGAGCAAGGAAGCGCTGCCGATCATCCGCTACCGCACGCGCGACCTGACGCACCTGCTGCCTCCCACCGCGCGCGCGATGCGCCGCATGGGCCGCATCAACGGGCGCTCGGACGACATGCTGATCATCCGCGGCGTGAACGTCTTTCCGAGCCAGGTCGAGGAGCTGATCCTCGGCATGCCGGCGCTGGCGCCGCAGTACCAGCTGGTGCTGAGCCGCGACGGCCACCTCGACGCTCTCGAAGTGCGCTGCGAGCTGCGCGAGGACGCGGCAGCGAGCCTCGGCCAGGACGGCATCGATGGGCTGGCGCGCGAACTGCAGCACCGCATCAAGACCTATGTCGGCGTGAGCACCAGCGTCAGCCTGCTGCCGGCCCAGGGCATCGAGCGCTCGCTGACGGGCAAGGCGCGGCGCGTGGTCGACCGGCGCAAACAATAA
- the paaD gene encoding 1,2-phenylacetyl-CoA epoxidase subunit PaaD encodes MVIAMSTMDAPPLTDMPTVEQVWAWLNEVPDPEIPVISVVDLGIVRDVAVDAASGEVAVTITPTYSGCPAMQVIAEDVEQALRARGLTRVRVLERLAPAWTTDWMSDAGKAALTGYGIAPPVQQVIDISGLSKGVKRHAIRQPEVACPHCGSVHTRLTSQFGSTPCKALYQCLDCREPFDYFKCH; translated from the coding sequence ATGGTAATCGCCATGAGCACCATGGATGCGCCGCCGCTGACGGACATGCCGACGGTGGAACAGGTCTGGGCCTGGCTGAACGAAGTGCCCGATCCCGAGATCCCGGTGATCTCCGTGGTCGACCTGGGCATCGTGCGCGACGTCGCCGTCGACGCGGCCAGCGGCGAGGTCGCCGTGACCATCACGCCGACGTACTCCGGCTGCCCGGCCATGCAGGTCATCGCCGAGGACGTCGAGCAGGCCTTGCGCGCGCGCGGGCTCACGCGCGTGCGCGTGCTCGAGCGGCTCGCGCCGGCCTGGACCACCGACTGGATGAGCGACGCCGGCAAGGCCGCCCTGACGGGCTACGGCATCGCACCGCCGGTGCAGCAGGTGATCGACATCAGCGGCCTATCGAAAGGCGTCAAACGCCATGCGATCCGCCAGCCCGAAGTCGCCTGTCCGCACTGCGGCTCGGTCCACACCCGGCTCACCAGCCAGTTCGGCTCCACGCCCTGCAAGGCGCTGTATCAGTGCCTCGATTGCCGCGAGCCTTTCGACTATTTCAAGTGTCACTAA
- the paaX gene encoding phenylacetic acid degradation operon negative regulatory protein PaaX translates to MNHIEAQQIIKTEHILSSNRWLDQALQADPPRAKSLVMTIFGDAIVPHGARLWLGSLIELVEPLGVTDRLVRTSVFRLVQDGWLVASREGRRSSYALAPEAGPRFARANHRIYAPPGLDWDGRWTLLLAPNGSIDAGLRAAVRKELEWEGYAMLAPGLLAHPAGDAGSLAEILARVDGAGKIFVCSAAELPGVGARPLGELVREGWNLDGVVQGYRRFIDDFTPLRALLQEGETPAPQAAFAMRSLLIHAYRRVQLHDPMLPLALLPQPWPGSDAYALAQAIYRLVWAPAERHLMEVLRREDADAPQADAAFEARFGGLR, encoded by the coding sequence TTGAATCATATCGAGGCCCAACAAATCATTAAAACCGAACACATTCTCAGCAGTAACCGATGGCTCGATCAGGCCCTGCAGGCCGATCCGCCGCGCGCCAAGTCGCTGGTAATGACGATCTTCGGCGACGCCATCGTCCCGCACGGCGCGCGCCTGTGGCTGGGCAGCCTGATCGAACTGGTCGAGCCGCTCGGCGTGACCGACCGCCTGGTGCGCACCAGCGTGTTCCGCCTGGTGCAGGACGGCTGGCTGGTCGCGAGCCGCGAGGGCCGGCGCAGCAGCTACGCGCTCGCGCCCGAGGCCGGGCCGCGCTTCGCGCGCGCGAACCACCGCATCTACGCGCCGCCGGGCCTGGACTGGGACGGCCGCTGGACCTTGCTGCTGGCGCCCAACGGCAGCATCGACGCCGGTTTGCGCGCCGCCGTGCGCAAGGAACTCGAGTGGGAGGGTTATGCGATGCTGGCGCCCGGCCTGCTGGCCCATCCGGCCGGCGACGCCGGCAGCCTGGCCGAGATCCTCGCGCGCGTGGATGGCGCCGGCAAGATTTTTGTCTGCAGCGCGGCCGAGCTGCCGGGCGTCGGCGCGCGTCCGCTCGGCGAGCTGGTGCGCGAGGGCTGGAACCTGGACGGCGTCGTGCAAGGCTACCGCCGCTTCATCGACGATTTCACGCCGTTGCGGGCGCTGCTGCAAGAAGGCGAAACACCGGCGCCGCAGGCGGCGTTCGCGATGCGCAGCCTGCTGATTCATGCCTACCGCCGGGTGCAATTGCACGACCCGATGCTGCCGCTGGCGCTGCTGCCCCAGCCGTGGCCGGGCTCGGATGCGTATGCGCTGGCGCAGGCGATCTACCGCTTGGTGTGGGCGCCGGCCGAGCGGCATCTGATGGAGGTTCTGCGGCGCGAGGACGCTGATGCGCCGCAAGCCGACGCCGCTTTCGAAGCGCGTTTTGGCGGCTTGCGCTGA
- the paaG gene encoding 2-(1,2-epoxy-1,2-dihydrophenyl)acetyl-CoA isomerase PaaG: MIYESIQFSIDQGIAVLTLSRPERLNSFTQAMHREVRDALDRVQADKSVRVLLLTGAGRGFCAGQDLNDRAVEPGAPGVDLGESVEKYYAPLVTTLRTLPMPVICAVNGVAAGAGANLALACDIVLAARSASFIEAFSKLGLIPDTGGTWVLPRLLGPARAMGLALLGDKLPAEKAEQWGLIWRCVDDDALMPEAMAMATHFASAPTKGLAYTRRAMLASWSNTLDDQLQLEAQMMRELGYSHDYREGVAAFIEKRQPNFKGE; the protein is encoded by the coding sequence ATGATCTATGAATCCATCCAGTTCAGCATCGACCAGGGCATCGCCGTCCTGACCTTGAGCCGCCCGGAGCGCCTGAACAGCTTTACCCAGGCCATGCACCGCGAAGTGCGCGATGCGCTCGACCGGGTGCAGGCGGATAAATCCGTGCGCGTGCTGCTGCTGACCGGCGCCGGACGCGGCTTCTGCGCCGGCCAGGACTTGAACGACCGCGCGGTCGAGCCGGGGGCGCCGGGCGTGGACCTGGGCGAGTCGGTCGAAAAATACTATGCGCCGCTGGTGACGACGCTGCGCACGCTGCCGATGCCGGTGATCTGCGCGGTCAACGGCGTGGCGGCCGGCGCCGGCGCCAACCTGGCGCTGGCCTGCGACATCGTGCTGGCGGCCCGCTCGGCCAGCTTCATCGAAGCCTTCAGCAAGCTGGGCCTGATTCCGGATACCGGCGGCACCTGGGTGTTGCCGCGCCTGCTCGGTCCCGCGCGCGCGATGGGCCTGGCGCTGCTGGGCGACAAACTGCCGGCCGAGAAGGCCGAGCAGTGGGGCCTGATCTGGCGCTGCGTCGACGACGATGCCTTGATGCCGGAAGCGATGGCCATGGCCACCCACTTCGCCAGCGCGCCCACGAAAGGCCTGGCCTATACCAGGCGCGCCATGCTGGCCAGCTGGAGCAACACGCTCGACGACCAGCTCCAGCTCGAAGCGCAGATGATGCGCGAGCTCGGCTACAGCCACGACTACCGCGAAGGCGTCGCGGCCTTCATCGAAAAACGCCAGCCGAACTTCAAGGGAGAGTGA
- the paaB gene encoding 1,2-phenylacetyl-CoA epoxidase subunit PaaB: protein MSKEWPLWEVFIRSQHGLAHKHVGSLHAPDAEMAINNARDVYTRRNEGVSIWVVKAADIVASSPADKDALFEPSNSKVYRHPTFFPMPEEVKNL, encoded by the coding sequence ATGAGCAAAGAATGGCCGCTGTGGGAGGTTTTCATCCGCAGCCAGCACGGCCTCGCCCATAAACACGTGGGCAGCCTGCATGCGCCGGACGCCGAGATGGCGATCAACAACGCGCGCGACGTCTACACCCGGCGCAACGAAGGCGTGTCGATCTGGGTCGTGAAGGCGGCCGACATCGTCGCCTCAAGCCCGGCCGACAAGGACGCGCTGTTCGAGCCGTCCAACAGCAAGGTCTACCGCCACCCGACCTTCTTCCCGATGCCGGAAGAAGTCAAGAACCTGTGA
- the paaI gene encoding hydroxyphenylacetyl-CoA thioesterase PaaI — MPHDPQALAELAGKTMYERDPASQALGMTLDVIGPGHARMRMRVREEMLNGHGTCHGGYIFMLADSAFAFACNSHNANTVGAGCTIDYLSPGRRGDMLVAEASEQALSGKTGVYDVVVSDQDGRTIALFRGKSHRVAGHVAQVDEGDAHAAA, encoded by the coding sequence ATGCCGCATGATCCGCAAGCGCTGGCCGAACTGGCCGGCAAGACCATGTACGAGCGCGATCCGGCGAGCCAGGCGCTGGGCATGACGCTGGATGTGATAGGTCCTGGCCACGCGCGCATGCGCATGCGCGTGCGCGAGGAGATGCTCAACGGCCACGGCACCTGCCATGGCGGCTACATCTTCATGCTGGCCGACAGCGCCTTCGCGTTCGCCTGCAATTCGCACAATGCCAATACGGTCGGCGCCGGCTGCACGATCGACTACCTGTCGCCCGGCCGTCGCGGCGACATGCTGGTGGCCGAGGCCAGCGAGCAGGCCTTATCGGGCAAGACCGGCGTCTACGACGTGGTGGTGAGCGACCAGGACGGGCGCACGATCGCGCTGTTTCGCGGCAAGTCGCACCGGGTGGCCGGCCACGTCGCGCAAGTCGACGAAGGAGACGCCCATGCTGCAGCCTGA
- the paaY gene encoding phenylacetic acid degradation protein PaaY: MPVYEIDGIRPVIHPTAYVHPTAVLIGDVIVGPRCYVGPLASLRGDFGRLVLEEGANVQDTCVMHGFPEDDTVVEADGHIGHGAVLHGCRVGRNAMVGMNAVVMDKAVVGAESIVGAAAFVKAGMAIPPRSLVLGAPARVVRPVTDEEIAWKSYGTRQYHDLNARSMRTLVEVEALTEVEPDRKRMVFDEPHKPKKNT; encoded by the coding sequence ATGCCAGTGTATGAAATCGACGGCATCCGCCCGGTGATCCACCCGACGGCCTACGTGCACCCGACCGCCGTGCTGATCGGCGACGTGATCGTCGGCCCGCGCTGCTATGTCGGTCCGTTGGCCTCGCTGCGCGGCGACTTCGGCCGGCTGGTGCTGGAAGAGGGCGCCAACGTGCAGGACACTTGCGTGATGCATGGCTTCCCCGAAGACGACACCGTGGTCGAAGCCGACGGCCACATCGGCCATGGCGCCGTGCTGCACGGCTGCCGGGTCGGCCGCAATGCCATGGTCGGCATGAACGCGGTGGTGATGGACAAGGCGGTGGTGGGCGCGGAATCGATCGTCGGCGCGGCCGCTTTCGTAAAAGCCGGCATGGCCATTCCGCCGCGCAGCCTGGTGCTGGGTGCACCGGCGCGCGTGGTGCGGCCCGTCACCGACGAAGAAATCGCCTGGAAGAGCTACGGCACACGCCAGTACCACGACCTCAACGCGCGTTCGATGCGCACGCTGGTCGAGGTCGAAGCACTCACGGAGGTCGAACCGGACCGCAAGCGGATGGTGTTCGACGAGCCGCACAAACCCAAGAAAAACACATGA
- the paaE gene encoding 1,2-phenylacetyl-CoA epoxidase subunit PaaE, whose amino-acid sequence MSQFHSLTVDKVKHETRDAVVVTFDVPPGLQDAFQYRQGQHLTLRAMIDGQEVRRSYSICSAVQDRQLRVAIKRVSGGRFSTWANEHVKPGVALDVMPPEGRFNLPLDPATRRHYLAFAAGSGITPILSIVKTTLLAEPHSRFTILYGNRASSSVIFRDELAELKDVYMERLNLVYVMSREQQDIELFNGRITQDKCRQLFQRWLRVEDVDYAFICGPEDMMHGVSAALQEAGMPKERIRIELFAAGSGHSVREARAEYKVEARHQTEVTVIMDGNHASFTMDKDKESVLDAGLRAGIDLRYSCKGGVCSTCRCKVLEGQVDMDVNYALEDYEVARGFVLSCQSFPATDKLVLDFDVAE is encoded by the coding sequence ATGAGCCAATTCCACTCCCTCACCGTGGACAAGGTGAAGCACGAGACCCGCGACGCGGTCGTCGTCACCTTCGACGTGCCGCCCGGCCTGCAAGACGCCTTCCAGTACCGCCAGGGCCAGCACCTGACGCTGCGCGCCATGATCGACGGCCAGGAAGTGCGCCGCTCCTACTCGATCTGCTCGGCGGTGCAGGACCGGCAGCTGCGCGTGGCGATCAAGCGCGTGAGCGGCGGGCGGTTTTCGACCTGGGCCAACGAACACGTCAAACCCGGCGTCGCGCTCGACGTGATGCCGCCCGAAGGCCGCTTCAACCTGCCGCTCGACCCCGCCACCCGCCGCCACTACCTCGCCTTCGCGGCCGGCAGCGGCATCACGCCCATTCTTTCGATCGTCAAGACCACGCTGCTGGCCGAGCCGCACAGCCGCTTCACGATCCTGTACGGGAACCGCGCATCCTCGTCGGTCATCTTCCGCGACGAGCTGGCCGAGCTGAAAGACGTGTACATGGAGCGCCTCAACCTGGTCTACGTGATGAGCCGCGAGCAGCAGGACATCGAACTGTTCAATGGCCGCATCACCCAGGACAAGTGCCGCCAGCTGTTCCAGCGCTGGCTGCGCGTCGAGGACGTCGACTACGCCTTCATCTGCGGTCCGGAAGACATGATGCACGGCGTCTCGGCGGCGCTGCAGGAAGCCGGCATGCCCAAGGAGCGCATCCGCATCGAACTGTTCGCTGCCGGCAGCGGCCACAGCGTGCGCGAAGCACGCGCCGAGTACAAGGTCGAGGCGCGCCACCAGACCGAAGTCACAGTGATCATGGACGGCAACCACGCCAGCTTCACGATGGACAAGGACAAGGAATCGGTGCTCGATGCCGGCCTGCGCGCCGGCATCGACCTGCGCTACTCGTGCAAGGGCGGCGTGTGCTCGACCTGCCGCTGCAAGGTACTGGAAGGGCAGGTCGACATGGACGTCAACTACGCGCTCGAAGACTACGAAGTCGCGCGCGGTTTCGTGCTGAGCTGCCAGAGCTTTCCGGCGACCGACAAGCTGGTGCTCGATTTCGACGTGGCCGAATAA
- the paaH gene encoding 3-hydroxyacyl-CoA dehydrogenase PaaH: MAEALEKGGVVAVIGSGAMGAGIAQVAAAAGHTVCLFDTRPEAVDKAIDGIAKGFAKLVEKGRMHAEDAGLARARLQPMHTLDEARDAALVIEAVVEDLAVKRSLFGELEDVVDERCILATNTSSISVTAIAALLRHPERLVGMHFFNPVPLMALVEVISGVATDKGVADTVYATAAVWGKNPVHAKSTPGFIVNRVARPFYAEALRLLQEQAADAATIDAVLRDCGGFRMGPFELMDLIGHDVNFSVTQSVFQAYFGDPRFTPSILQQELVNAGFLGRKSGRGFYRYGDDAAKPQAQAEAPQPVPASVRVSRMREAPEPVFDALLARLAARLGEHGIAVAQPGMPEPAGWTEAPAFHAGGAAIFLTDGRSATERAAANKQPDTVLFDLLLDPAGATRIALARADQCAESAWQAAVGLFHAAGFTVSRLDDVPGMAVMRTVAMLANEAADAVNQGVCSAQAVDVAMQKGVNYPRGPLAWADAVGVQLVATVLHNLADTYGEDRYRVSPLLRRKVAAGAINNAAGFHAA; encoded by the coding sequence ATGGCCGAGGCATTGGAAAAAGGCGGCGTCGTCGCGGTGATCGGCAGCGGGGCCATGGGCGCCGGCATCGCCCAGGTGGCAGCCGCCGCCGGGCACACGGTGTGCCTGTTCGACACCCGGCCGGAAGCGGTGGACAAGGCCATCGACGGCATCGCCAAAGGCTTTGCCAAACTGGTCGAGAAGGGCCGCATGCACGCGGAGGATGCGGGCCTCGCGCGCGCGCGCCTGCAGCCTATGCACACGCTCGACGAAGCACGCGACGCGGCATTGGTGATCGAAGCCGTGGTCGAAGACCTGGCGGTCAAGCGCAGCCTGTTCGGCGAACTGGAAGACGTGGTGGACGAGCGCTGCATCCTGGCGACCAATACCTCGTCGATCTCCGTCACCGCGATCGCGGCGCTCCTGCGCCATCCGGAGCGCCTGGTCGGCATGCATTTCTTCAACCCGGTGCCGCTGATGGCGCTGGTCGAGGTCATCAGCGGGGTGGCGACCGACAAAGGGGTCGCCGATACGGTCTACGCCACCGCCGCCGTCTGGGGCAAGAATCCGGTGCATGCGAAATCGACGCCCGGCTTCATCGTCAACCGCGTCGCGCGGCCGTTCTATGCCGAAGCCCTGCGCCTGCTGCAGGAGCAGGCCGCCGACGCCGCCACCATCGACGCCGTGCTGCGGGACTGCGGCGGCTTTCGCATGGGGCCGTTCGAGCTGATGGACCTGATCGGCCACGACGTCAATTTCTCGGTCACGCAGTCGGTGTTCCAGGCCTACTTCGGCGACCCGCGCTTCACGCCTTCGATCCTGCAGCAGGAACTGGTCAATGCAGGCTTCCTCGGCCGCAAATCGGGCCGCGGCTTCTATCGCTACGGCGACGATGCCGCCAAGCCGCAGGCCCAGGCCGAGGCGCCGCAACCAGTGCCGGCCAGCGTGCGCGTCAGCCGCATGCGCGAGGCGCCGGAGCCGGTGTTCGATGCGCTGCTGGCACGGCTTGCTGCACGGCTGGGCGAGCACGGCATCGCCGTCGCCCAGCCAGGCATGCCGGAACCGGCCGGCTGGACCGAGGCGCCGGCCTTCCACGCGGGCGGCGCCGCCATCTTCCTGACCGACGGCCGCAGCGCCACCGAGCGCGCCGCCGCCAACAAGCAGCCCGACACCGTGTTGTTCGACCTGCTGCTGGACCCTGCGGGCGCGACGCGCATCGCGCTGGCCCGCGCCGACCAGTGCGCCGAATCGGCCTGGCAAGCCGCGGTCGGCCTGTTCCACGCGGCCGGCTTCACGGTGTCGCGCCTGGACGACGTGCCCGGCATGGCCGTGATGCGCACCGTCGCAATGCTCGCCAACGAAGCCGCCGATGCGGTCAACCAGGGCGTATGCAGTGCGCAAGCGGTGGACGTCGCGATGCAGAAGGGCGTGAACTATCCGCGTGGCCCGCTGGCCTGGGCCGATGCGGTCGGCGTGCAGCTGGTCGCGACGGTGCTGCACAACCTGGCCGACACCTACGGCGAAGACCGCTACCGCGTTTCGCCGCTGCTGCGCCGCAAGGTCGCCGCCGGCGCCATCAACAACGCAGCGGGGTTCCATGCCGCATGA
- a CDS encoding DUF2442 domain-containing protein: protein MAKIRLAQAEVTSIHRHGFWLRWREEELYLPFALFPWFEHATVAQLCRIEAVGVACVYWPGLDVELAVDRIRQPMAAAQLAGNKDC, encoded by the coding sequence ATGGCAAAGATTCGTTTGGCGCAGGCGGAAGTCACCAGCATCCACCGGCACGGCTTCTGGCTGCGCTGGCGCGAGGAGGAGCTGTACCTGCCGTTTGCATTGTTTCCCTGGTTCGAGCACGCGACCGTGGCCCAGCTGTGCCGCATCGAGGCGGTCGGCGTGGCCTGCGTGTACTGGCCGGGGCTGGACGTGGAGCTGGCGGTGGATCGCATTCGCCAGCCGATGGCGGCGGCTCAGCTGGCCGGCAACAAGGATTGCTGA
- the paaC gene encoding 1,2-phenylacetyl-CoA epoxidase subunit PaaC, whose protein sequence is MDDAKFEYLLRQGDSALILSQQLSQLCGKGPALEEDMALTNVALDLLGQTRMWLSYAGELEDRGRDEDRLAYLRDTREFRNLLLVEQPNGDYAMVMARQFFFDTWHYFLMRGLLGSSDVRIAGIAEKSIKEVTYHLRRSGDLVVRLGDGSDISHAKMQAAVDELWTYTGEAFLYDAVDLTMVEQGVAPAAEPLREAFLQHVGEVLEEATLTMPSPDAFMQRGGKQGRHGERLGYVLAEMQFLQRAYPGVEW, encoded by the coding sequence ATGGACGACGCAAAGTTCGAATACCTTTTGCGCCAGGGCGACAGCGCACTGATCCTGTCCCAGCAGCTGTCCCAGCTGTGCGGCAAGGGCCCCGCGCTCGAGGAAGACATGGCGCTGACCAACGTCGCGCTCGACCTGCTCGGCCAGACCCGGATGTGGCTGAGCTATGCCGGCGAACTCGAAGACCGCGGCCGCGACGAGGACCGCCTGGCCTACCTGCGCGACACGCGCGAATTCCGCAACCTGCTGCTGGTCGAGCAGCCCAACGGCGATTACGCGATGGTCATGGCGCGCCAGTTCTTCTTCGACACCTGGCACTACTTCCTGATGCGCGGCCTGCTCGGCTCGAGCGATGTGCGCATTGCCGGCATCGCCGAGAAATCGATCAAGGAAGTGACCTACCACCTGCGCCGCAGCGGCGACCTGGTCGTGCGCCTGGGAGACGGCAGCGATATCAGCCACGCCAAGATGCAGGCCGCCGTCGACGAGCTCTGGACCTATACCGGCGAAGCCTTCCTCTACGATGCGGTCGACCTGACGATGGTCGAGCAGGGCGTGGCCCCGGCCGCCGAACCGCTGCGCGAGGCCTTTTTGCAGCACGTGGGCGAAGTGCTGGAGGAAGCGACCTTGACGATGCCGTCGCCGGATGCCTTCATGCAGCGCGGCGGCAAGCAGGGAAGGCACGGCGAGCGCCTCGGCTACGTGCTGGCCGAGATGCAGTTCCTCCAGCGCGCCTATCCAGGCGTCGAATGGTAA
- the paaA gene encoding 1,2-phenylacetyl-CoA epoxidase subunit PaaA: MYAQMVDTGLKRVQTAADMSAEEQAFQARVDAGVRIEPKDWMPEAYRKTLIRQISQHAHSEIVGQLPEGNWVTRAPTLKRKSILLAKIQDEAGHGLYLYSAAETLGVSRDELLEALHAGKAKYSSIFNYPTLSWADIGAIGWLVDGAAIINQIPLCRCSYGPYARAMVRVCKEESFHARQGYDLMMKLAQGSPEQKAMAQDALNRWWWPSLMMFGPSDAESVNSAQSAQWRIKLFSNDELRQRMVDQTVPQAEFLGLAIPDPDLKWNAERGHYDFGAIDWTEFQDVLKGNGPCNRERLRTRVQAYEDGAWFRDALNAYADKQAAKQAA; this comes from the coding sequence ATGTATGCCCAAATGGTCGACACCGGCCTGAAGCGAGTACAAACCGCCGCCGACATGAGCGCCGAGGAGCAGGCCTTCCAGGCGCGCGTCGACGCCGGCGTCAGGATCGAGCCGAAGGACTGGATGCCCGAGGCCTACCGCAAGACCCTGATCCGCCAGATTTCCCAGCATGCGCATTCCGAGATCGTCGGCCAGCTACCCGAAGGCAACTGGGTCACGCGTGCGCCGACGCTCAAACGTAAATCGATCCTGCTGGCCAAGATCCAGGACGAGGCCGGCCACGGCCTGTACTTGTATAGCGCAGCCGAAACCCTGGGCGTCTCGCGCGACGAACTGCTCGAGGCCCTGCATGCCGGCAAGGCCAAGTACTCGAGCATCTTCAACTACCCGACCTTGAGCTGGGCCGACATCGGCGCGATCGGCTGGCTGGTCGACGGCGCCGCCATCATCAACCAGATCCCGCTGTGCCGCTGCTCGTATGGCCCGTATGCGCGTGCGATGGTGCGCGTCTGCAAGGAAGAATCCTTCCACGCGCGCCAGGGCTACGACTTGATGATGAAGCTGGCCCAGGGCTCGCCCGAGCAAAAGGCGATGGCCCAGGATGCACTGAACCGCTGGTGGTGGCCTTCCTTGATGATGTTCGGCCCGTCGGATGCCGAATCGGTCAACAGCGCGCAGTCGGCCCAGTGGCGCATCAAGCTGTTCTCGAACGACGAGCTGCGCCAGCGCATGGTCGACCAGACCGTGCCGCAAGCCGAATTCCTCGGCCTGGCCATCCCCGACCCGGATCTGAAGTGGAATGCCGAGCGTGGCCACTACGACTTCGGCGCCATCGACTGGACCGAATTCCAGGACGTCCTGAAGGGCAACGGCCCGTGCAACCGCGAGCGCCTGCGCACGCGCGTACAAGCCTATGAAGACGGCGCCTGGTTCCGCGATGCGCTGAACGCCTACGCCGACAAGCAGGCCGCGAAGCAGGCTGCATAA